In Erigeron canadensis isolate Cc75 chromosome 7, C_canadensis_v1, whole genome shotgun sequence, one DNA window encodes the following:
- the LOC122609409 gene encoding uncharacterized protein LOC122609409 codes for MQDKQVDGRGKFGFYTIQKCVCAIHQLAYGYNPDSLDKYLQMDEEIARCYLDYYCKYVFELYRNEYLRRLTPEDIQRLYARHEELHGFLGMLGSIDCKHWPWKNCPKAWQGQFTLGDHGHPTIMLQAVASYDRWIWHVFFCTAGSKNDINVLNQSPLFREIIEDRATDSSFTYKTTLILTTSSCSDIKQTFIDPLLNLHI; via the coding sequence atgcaagacaagcagGTTGATGGTCGAGGAAAGTTTGGTTTCTACACAATCCAAAAGTGTGTATGCGCTATACATCAGTTGGCGTATGGCTACAATCCCGACTCGCTTGACAAGTATCTACAGATGGATGAAGAAATAGCAAGATGTTATCTAGACTATTACTGTAAGTATGTGTTTGAACTTTACAGGAATGAATACTTGCGCAGATTAACACCGGAGGACATACAACGCTTGTATGCTCGACATGAGGAGCTTCATGGTTTCCTAGGCATGCTTGGTAGCATTGATTGCAAGCACTGGCCTTGGAAAAATTGTCCCAAGGCATGGCAAGGTCAATTTACGCTTGGTGATCATGGTCATCCAACCATCATGCTTCAAGCGGTAGCTTCGTACGATAGGTGGATTTGGCATGTTTTTTTCTGCACAGCTGGTTCGAAGAACGATATAAATGTCCTTAACCAATCGCCTTTATTTAGGGAAATCATAGAAGATCGTGCGACTGATAGCTCATTCACTTATAAAACAACTTTGATTCTAACAACTTCATcttgttcagatataaaacaaacttttaTTGATCCATTGCTAAATCTTCATATTTGA